A stretch of Argiope bruennichi chromosome 10, qqArgBrue1.1, whole genome shotgun sequence DNA encodes these proteins:
- the LOC129989202 gene encoding DNA repair protein complementing XP-A cells-like translates to MSKSESEDNIKSTQLNETQLLRMKRNREKALQLRKARIANLSNAEKAITQKEVNTISRPRDTGAGFFAEDDESDLNPENRPLVSTPAPLFSSDRPICLECNEEFNDSYLQTHFDHHVCDSCRDNDGAHALISKTDAKKEYLLQDCDLDKREPPLKFILRKNPHNMHGSMKLYLRLQVENRSLEVHGSEEAIEEKREQREEAQLKRKKKAFDKKVKALRMEVRSSLYRKKDVSHTHVYGAEVYNEEDDIYTKTCTTCGHQVEFEKM, encoded by the exons atgtcaAAATCTGAAA GTGAAGACAATATCAAGAGTACCCAGCTGAATGAAACTCAGCTGCTGCGTATGAAAAGGAATCGTGAAAAAGCCTTGCAGTTGAGAAAAGCTCGTATTGCAAATTTATCTAATGCTGAGAA AGCTATTACTCAAAAAGAAGTTAATACTATTTCTCGTCCTCGTGATACTGGGGCTGGATTTTTCGCTGAAGATGATGAATCAGATTTAAATCCTGAAAACAGGCCTCTGGTCTCTACACCAGCACCGTTGTTTTCATCTGACAGACCTATTTGTCTTGAATGTAATGAAGAATTTAATGATTCCTATCTTCAAACACATTTTGATCACCATGTGTGTGACAGTTGCAG AGATAATGATGGTGCTCATGCTCTCATCAGTAAAACAGATGCTAAGAAGGAATATTTGCTGCAAGATTGTGATTTAGATAAGCGTGAACcaccattaaaatttattttgagaaaaaatccTCACAACATGCATGGAAGTATGAAGTTATATCTTCGATTACAG GTAGAAAATAGATCTTTAGAAGTGCATGGGTCTGAAGAGGCCATTGAAGAAAAAAGAGAACAAAGAGAAGAAGcccaattaaaaagaaagaaaaaagcttttGATAAGAAAGTGAAAG ctTTACGAATGGAAGTACGCAGTAGTTTATACAGGAAAAAAGATGTTTCACATACACATGTATATGGTGCTGAAGTTTATAATGAAGAGGATGATATTTATACTAAAACATGTACAACATGTGGACATCAAGTTGAATTTGAAAAGATGTAA